The following are from one region of the Sandaracinus amylolyticus genome:
- a CDS encoding VanW family protein, which translates to MRSGAFVVVVVMIGIASTARASDPQALELGGDGFATTVGEHTTQYAIDRAHAGRAHNVELAASRLDGAVLAPGEELSFNDRVGERTRRAGFREAPEIADGHVTSGYGGGVCQVASTLHVAALRADLDVLEHRTHSFVSTYASPGLDATVSFGRIDYRVRNPHAFPVRVRASAAGGALRVWIEGAHEVRSSDVQVMIARRIRRGEQVSEDARLAPGARVVDERGRDGAVAIVTVTRPDGTTREERMRYDAMPRVVRVGPR; encoded by the coding sequence ATGCGCTCGGGTGCGTTCGTGGTGGTGGTGGTGATGATCGGGATCGCGTCGACGGCGCGTGCGAGCGATCCCCAGGCGCTCGAGCTGGGGGGCGACGGGTTCGCCACGACGGTCGGCGAGCACACCACGCAGTACGCGATCGATCGCGCGCACGCCGGGCGCGCGCACAACGTGGAGCTCGCGGCGTCGCGGCTCGACGGAGCCGTCCTCGCGCCGGGCGAGGAGCTCTCGTTCAACGATCGCGTCGGCGAGCGCACGCGGCGCGCGGGGTTCCGCGAGGCGCCGGAGATCGCCGATGGCCACGTGACCTCGGGCTACGGCGGCGGCGTGTGTCAGGTCGCGTCGACGCTGCACGTGGCGGCGCTGCGCGCCGACCTCGACGTGCTCGAGCATCGCACTCACAGCTTCGTGTCGACGTACGCGTCGCCCGGGCTCGACGCGACGGTGTCGTTCGGTCGCATCGACTACCGGGTGCGCAACCCGCACGCGTTCCCGGTGCGGGTGCGCGCGAGCGCGGCGGGCGGCGCGCTGCGGGTGTGGATCGAGGGCGCACACGAGGTGCGATCGTCCGACGTGCAGGTGATGATCGCGCGGCGCATCCGACGCGGCGAGCAGGTGAGCGAGGACGCGCGGCTCGCGCCGGGCGCGCGGGTGGTCGACGAGCGCGGGCGCGATGGTGCGGTCGCGATCGTGACGGTCACGCGCCCCGACGGCACGACGCGCGAAGAGCGCATGCGCTACGACGCGATGCCGCGCGTGGTGCGCGTCGGACCGCGCTGA
- a CDS encoding YbhB/YbcL family Raf kinase inhibitor-like protein, with protein MQLIDGLARLAGRALRGVRAGERNLAKNVLRAPETMRVHSESFRHEALIPAVHTDSEGRNVSPALAWTPAPAGTKELVLLCEDPDIPKRKPFAHWVVYRISPDVTSVDAGIAIGDSPRGAIQGRSSVREEGWLGPHPPQGHGPHRYHFQLFALDAPTGLGPGATRDQVVHAMRGKVLACGDLVGIYTR; from the coding sequence ATGCAGCTGATCGACGGCCTCGCGCGCCTCGCAGGTCGGGCTCTGCGCGGCGTGCGCGCGGGCGAGCGCAACCTCGCGAAGAACGTGTTGCGCGCGCCCGAGACGATGCGGGTGCACAGCGAGTCCTTCCGTCACGAGGCGCTCATCCCCGCGGTGCACACCGACTCGGAGGGCCGCAACGTCTCTCCCGCGCTCGCGTGGACGCCCGCGCCCGCCGGCACGAAGGAGCTCGTGCTGCTCTGCGAAGATCCCGACATCCCGAAGCGCAAGCCGTTCGCGCACTGGGTCGTCTATCGCATCTCGCCCGACGTCACGTCGGTCGACGCGGGGATCGCGATCGGCGACTCGCCGCGCGGTGCGATCCAGGGTCGGAGCTCGGTGCGCGAGGAGGGCTGGCTCGGCCCGCACCCGCCGCAGGGCCACGGCCCGCACCGCTATCACTTCCAGCTCTTCGCGCTCGACGCGCCCACCGGCCTCGGCCCCGGCGCGACGCGCGATCAGGTCGTCCACGCGATGCGCGGAAAGGTGCTCGCGTGCGGCGATCTCGTCGGGATCTACACGCGCTGA